A single region of the Micropterus dolomieu isolate WLL.071019.BEF.003 ecotype Adirondacks linkage group LG02, ASM2129224v1, whole genome shotgun sequence genome encodes:
- the b9d1 gene encoding B9 domain-containing protein 1: MATSNQSVFLLTVNGQIEGANFPEFDNLYCKYCFVYGHDWAPTSGLEEGITQITCKGSQSSHKLIWNFPLEATFKSTNPSGWPQLVVSVYGPDVFGNDVVRGYGATHIPFTAGQHLRTIPMFVPEPTWRLQKFTSWLLGRRPEYTDPKVVAQGEGREVTRVRSQGFITVSFHILTKDMKKLGYDTGPSSPASTQSTTSGWSTEEQPYKM, translated from the exons ATGGCTACAAGCAACCAGTCGGTGTTTCTTCTCACAGTGAACGGACAGATTGAGGGAGCGAAC TTTCCAGAGTTTGACAACTTGTACTGCAAATATTGTTTTGTGTACGGCCACGACTGGGCTCCCACTTCG GGTTTGGAAGAAGGCATCACTCAAATAACCTGTAAAGGCAGTCAGTCTTCACACAAATTAATATGGAACTTCCCACTGGAGGCAACGTTTAAGAGCACAAACCCCTCTGGAT gGCCTCAGCTTGTGGTGAGTGTGTATGGTCCAGACGTGTTTGGAAACGATGTGGTCAGGGGCTATGGAGCAACACACATCCCCTTCACAGCTGGACA GCATCTACGAACCATCCCCATGTTTGTTCCCGAACCCACATGGAGGCTTCAGAAATTCACGAG CTGGCTGTTGGGACGGCGACCTGAGTACACAGACCCTAAAGTAGTGGCCCAGGGTGAAGGCAGAGAAg TGACGCGAGTTCGTTCCCAAGGCTTTATCACAGTCTCCTTTCACATCCTGACTAAAGACATGAAGAAACTGGGTTACGACACGGGACCATCGAGCCCTGCGAGCACACAGTCCACCACATCTGGCTGGTCAACAGAGGAACAACCGTACAAAATGTAA